ACCAAAATAGGATCCAGGTCTCCTAATTCAGTGTCTTCCTCTCACCCCTTCCCTCACTTTGCATTGAACACAGTTCCCTCCTGATTTGATTGGTGATAATTTTACCAGGGGTTTTACCAAGAAACAAATTACCTCTAGGTTTCTTATCCTGATTCCTATTAGGCCATTAAGACACATCACAATATACTTATTCAAGTTCAGATAtgactgaaatggaaaaattggTGGCTGGTATTagctggatttttaattttgcattttaaaaggctTGAGAACAATACCATTTGGGACAGGCAAATTAGGTAATATTCTTTCCATCTCTGGACTAATATTGTGAATGCCAAAAAGACTAATGATACATGTGACTTCTGACTGTAATTGGGACTTGTGGCTTTTGATTACTAACTTCCTACTCATAAGCATCGTACCATGTAGCTGATAGACTTGGAGCACAAAGCAGGATGTCTTGAAGAGGAGTAAACCTAATAAAACTTGCAATATAATAGGGCCAGTTAGGAATGAATATAGAGGTAGGCTGAGATTTCCTGTTATTATCTGAGAAGTGGCAACCTGAACTTTTAGATAattctgaatttgttttgtttgatagTAAGATAATTTTCAAAGGAGCTGTCTTTAAGCTAAATAAACTGATGAGGTTTCATTATAATTCCAGAGTAATGTCTGAAGATGTAGAAGAGATGATAaagaattatttctatttataaagtTAATGAAAATTTTCAATTCTACAGAGATTCATTTTTATCACCTTGAAATACATTGTTATAAAGATTCAGGTGCATACTAATaactaaaatgagataaattagtaaaaataataattccccaTTAACTTAGAATTTATATTAGCTTTTCATTCAAACTGTTccattccaggggtgcctgggtggctctattcGTTGGTATCCGATTCGATTTCAGCTCacgtcgtgatcttggggtcctgggatcaagccccacatgaggcttcaTGCTctgtgtagagtctgcttgagagtctctctctccttctccttgtgCCCACCCTttctcaaatctaaaaaaaaaaaaagaaagaaagaaagaaaaaaattaactgtggaaggagcctcggtgtccatcgaaagatgaatggataaagaagatgtggtttatgtatacaatggaatattactcagcaattagaaacgacaaatacccaccatttgcttcaacgtggatggaactggagggtattatgctgagtgaaataagtcaatcggagaaggacaaacagtgtatgttctcattcatttggggaatatgaataatagtgaaagggaatataaaggaagggaaaagaaatgttgggaaatatcaggaagggagacagaacataaagactcctaactcggggaaacgaactaggggtggtggaaggggaggagggcgggtgttggaggggaatgggtgacgggcactgaggtggacacttgacgggatgagcactgggtgtttttctgtatgttggtaaattaaacaccaataaaagttaattaaaaaaaaaaaaaaaagaaagaaaaaaattctactttgttttccattttaagatttatttatgtattttagagagcatAAGCACATGAGCagttgaggggtgggggcagaaggacagaggtagcccctgatgtggggctcaatcttacaaccctgagattataaccagaggtgaaattaagagtcggacgcttaaccaaccaagtcacccaggcacccctattgttttctattttaaaatattaaaatttagggCAAACTCTAGACAAAACGGAGATAAGTAATTATCTACTAGGGATTTTAATATCTCTTCAATTTATCATAAAAAAGCTATTTTATTCCAGTATACGCCATTCTTTTTGCCTCTCTACCAGCTCCTGTATTATTCACTTCTATTATCCTAGGAATCCTGTGCAGGTTGATTATGGACTGCCCTCCCATCAACAttctgggagaagaaagaaagtaatTGCCTGAATTAATGGATTCTAAGTTACTAATGAATAGAAATGAGACAGAAACTGTTGATTACTGATCTAAAAACTACTTCACCCCCTTCTTCCTTACTAAAAGAACCCCAATTTAGGACACTAATAACATATCTAGATGAATCATAATTAGCCTAAGCCAGGCATAGCAgtattgttccttttttatgaCCTGTaatctcttctctcattcttgaTATTGCTAATTTatgtctcctctctttttttcctaatcagtCTTCtagacatttatctttttttaatttcaatccATTTAGTTTTTACTTAgtctacatatttttgttttatgttccaCTGAATTTTTTGCTCCGTTATCATTTCCTGCCTTCTGTCTGGTTTGTGTATatatcattcttctttttctagttgttaaggtagatttctttatttaagatatttcttttataatcttgTATGATTTGAATCATTTGAAATGTATTGAGACTTAGTATGGCCCAGAATACGAATTTTCTTGGCAAATAATCCATGTGTATTTGAGAAGAAGGTGCTTCTAAAGACAAATTAAGTAGTCAATCCCATtaacaattgcacccaaaagcataagatacctaggaataaaactaaccaaagaggtaaagaatctataccctaaaaactaaaactacagaacacttctgaaagagattgaggaagacacaaagagatggaaaaatattccatgctcatggattggcagaatgaacactgtgaaaatgtcaatgctacccagggcaatttacacgtttaatgcaatccctatcaaaacaccatggactttcttcagagagttgtaacaaatcatcttaagatttgtgtggaatcagaaaagaccccgaatagccaggggaatattgaaaaagaaaaccagagccgggggcatcaccatgccggatttcaagttgtactacaaagctgtgatcatgaagacagtgtggtactggcacaaaaacagaaatatagatcaatggaacagaatagagaacccagaaatgggccctcaactctatggtcaactgatattcgacaaagcaggaaagactatctactggaaaaacgacagtctcttcaataaatgctgctgggaaaattggacagccatgtgcagaagaatgaaactaaaccattctcttacagaagacacaaagataaactcaaaatggatgaaagacctaaatgtgagacaagaatccatcaaaatcctagaggagaacacaggtaacaccctttttgaacttggccacagcaacttcttgcaagatacatccatgaaggcaagggaaacaagcaaaaatgaactattgggacttcatcaagataaaaagcatctgcacagcaaaagaaatagccaacaaaactaaaagacaacctacagaatgggagaagatatttgcaagtgacatatcagatcaagggctagtatccaagatctataaagaacttattaaactcaacaccaaagaaacaaacaatccaatcatgaaatgggccaaagacatgaacagaaatttcaccaaagaagacatagacatggccaacaagcacatgagaaaatgctccgcatcccttgccatcagggaaatacaaatcaaaaccacaatgagataccacctcataccagtgagaatggggaaaattaacaagagaggaaacaacaaatgttggagaggacgtggataaagggggaccctcttgcactgttggtgggaatgtgaactggtgcagccactctggaaaactgtgtggaggttcctcaaagagttaaaaatagagctaccctctgacccagcaattgcactgctggggattcactccaaagatacagatgcactgaaatgccaggacaccctgcatcccgatgtttatagcagcaatgtccacaatagccaaactgtggaaggagcctcggtgtccattgaaagatgaatggataaagaagatgtggtctatgtatacaatggaatattactcagccattagaaacgacaaatacccaccatttgcttcaacgtggatggaactggagggtattatgctgagtgaaataagtcaatcggagaaggacaaacagtgtatgttctcattcatttggggaatatgaataatagtgaaagggaatataaaggaagggaaaagaaatgttgggaaatatcaggaagagagacagaacataaagactcctaactctgggaaacgaactaggggtagtggaaggggaggtggatgaagggatggggtgactgggtgacgggcactgagggggggacttgataggatgagcacttgatgggatgagcactgcgtgatatgctacatgttggcaaatcgaactccaataaaaaaaaatacacaaaaaaggtgctcctaaaaaatgtatttcagagtttcttctgttttgaatattatttcttcctttttctcttctttttcctcctaattGTAACAAGTAATACCACACTGGTCACCTGCAGAGAAGAGAGCTTGTGTGGCTTTGACCCCTGAGAATGTATTACctattcagaaaattattttaagttttagaaataaacaaTGATAATTGAATTATAGTTGTGGctaaaaacatacacaaaacctacacacacacacacacacacacacaaggattCTCAGTAGTAGACCAGAAATGATGAGGAATCCTTGGAAGATAGGTAAAGCAAGATGTTATCAGATTAGTTAATTCGGGTAAGTCAAAACATCTGCATGGAAAACCAAGCACATGCAGAGAAATCTCAAGAATAGTTTTACTGCAGCCGGTCCCAAGTCAACCATGAGATTAAAGAGCTATTCTGAACAGATGTTTTATCTGCCCTGCTCTGAGACGTCCCCAAACCCTACTTATATTGTAAGTAAGCAGTTATAGTATTTGACCTTTCAGCTCCCAAAACTACACAGCAGACATTGAGTGAGCTTGAGACAAACGCAGACCAACATAGCAGAAGGGAAACAACTGACGCACATCTATctagaaagaaggagaaaacacTACTCTTCCATGATCAGAATTGCCATCTTTGTTTTGGCAAGAGGGAGGGTCCCTATCTTACCTGCAAGTATCCTGCCATGTATCCCCAAGGAGGAGACAACTCCCTTATTGATATACTGTACCTTCCTGTTCCAAGGAAAAGCCTGTTAGTGAAATGGACATCAATCATAACTGTGGATTGCATACATGCTAATTACCTAGGCTAATCAAATGtgcctttttttcctaaatatgaaTGGACAAAGGTTTGTAAAATAATTgtggaaaagtgaaaaagaaggtCATGATCAAAAAATGGAACAAtatctgaagttaaaaaaaaaaaccacaggaaaCGGGAAAACTTCAAAAAACTTGAATTTATACtcagaattttaagaatatgaatTTGAATTGAATAAGAGTATGAATTTGAATTTGAGTAAGATCAGCCTGTGATAGGCtcagagaacaaaataaagtaCTTAGGTAGACACATTATCCCCAAATTAGAAACTTTATTAGTAAATGCCAGGTGCTCAGCACAGGGTCACTCTGCCTCACTCAGGCTCCAACAGCACCTAGAACACAGCCTTCGCGGCCCTCACTGAGCCGGAAGTGCACCCCCTTCCCTGGACGACATTTCCGGTCCCCTCCCAGAGCTGTCTCCCATCTCAACCGCCACTTCCCTCAGATCAACCGCTACTGATTCGGCCTCCGGCCTCCCTCACCACTCACGCTGGGCAATCTCCGAGGCCACCACCGAAGTCGGCCCCGCCGTTGCCCACTCCGTGGCTCTCGTTTCCGCGACGTGTTCGCCCTCGTCCTGGTACCCGGGCCGCCAGCCATGGCCACCGCGCCCATCTCCCAGGTCCGCCAGAACTACCACCCCGACTGCGAGGCCGCCATCAACAGCCAGATCAGCCTGCAGCTGTACGCCTCCTACGTCTACCAGTCCATGGCCTTCTACTTCGACCGCCACGACGTGGCCCTGAGGAACTTCGCCCGCTTCTTCCAGCGCCAGGCCCGCGAGGAGACCCAGCACGCCGAGATGCTGATGGAGCTGCAGAACCAGCGCGGGGGCCGCATCCGTCTGCGCGACATCAAGAAGCCCGACCGCGACGACTGGGAGAGCGGCCTGAGGGCCATGGAGTGCGCCCTGCACCTGGAGAAGAGCGTCAGCCAGAGCCTGCTCGACCTGCACCAGCTGGCCACCGACAGGAACGACGCCCAGCTCTGCGGCTTCCTGGACGCCCACTACCTCCGCGAGCAAGTCAAGGCCATCGAAGAGCTGGGAAGCCACGTCACCAGCCTCTGCAACATGGGGGCCCCGGAAGCCGGCCTGGCTGAGTACCTGTTCGACAGGCTCACCCTGCGCGACAGCCACAAAGAGAACTGACCTGGGACTGacccctcccccaggcagggcccagggggaCTTCCCCGGGGCACCCTGCCGAGCGTGCCTGTTGCAGTATTGCCTTGGCAGAACGTAGAACGTTCGGGTTGTTTTCTTCCAGttctgccataaataaataaataaataaataaataaataaataaataaataaataaatagaaagttgtTTGGTTTCAATAAAGTTATTTggttcaaaacttaaaaaaaaaggtctctggTTGATTCCCGCGCAAACCCTTCaccttttaagttttaaaataggtATCCAGGAGTGTCTCTACCCACCAAACCCCATCTACCTCAAATTAAACACTTATAGACAGTGTGGGGTGGGTGGCCTCAGGCCCTGATAAATGTGGGACCCTGTGCatagtaaaagtataaaaatattccCTGAAAATTATGATTAGGGTTCATCTGGGGAAAGAGTGACAGAAATGGGGTTGGGCGGAGATTCAAGTAAAGGAGATATTCAACTTTATCTGAAAACTTAGTTTGTTACAATATGTAGATACTAATATGTTTGTTGATTCTACATAGCAAGAAAGGGACCCCAGAAGCCATCATGGCAGAGTCTTTTGATAAGCTCACCACGGGCAACAGTGATAAGAGAAACTGAACCTTAGGCTGGCTTTCTCCAAGGTATGAGACTACTTGCCTTTGGTCCCCAGTGCAGGACATGCATATTGTCATTAGAAAACTTCCACTTCCGCATAGTGTGGTTATGTGGGATGGGGTGAGATGGGTGATTTGGAGCCCTGGTTGCTGAAGATGGATGTGTATGACAAAAGTGTAGAAGAAACATGGTCTAGCATTCATAATAGCTTCtgagaaagaagtgaaaaatggGATCGGGCAGGGATTAAAATAAATGGAGTATTCAACtttatctgaatatttttttatttagctcATTAAGTCATGCAGatgttaatgtttattatttctctgtAACAACTTGGGGGCCCTGGAAACTGGCATAGTGGATTACCTGCTTGGCAGGTTCACCCTTGTTGTCAGTGACTATGGGACTGTGTTTTACGCTTCTCTAGAGACACAGGTATGATTTCAAATAGACATCAGTGCCAGGAATGCATGCTGCCATGACAAAACCTCTGGTTATTAGTTTTTATGCATACTTTCTAATGATTTAGTATAAAGAAAACCCTACTCAGTATAAGCATTGAAAacaaagatgctgaacatcaaaatatttaataatatgaagTAGACTGAATCCccaagaaagaaataattcatgACATTAATAATTCATAATCATAGAAGGACATTGTACAATAATAACCACTCAGTAGaaattccagaaggagaaaacaagAGGTTGTGTAGAGGGTATAAacaataatcaaataattttttaaaaatactaaactctggggcacctgggtggctcagtggttgagcttctgccttcggctcaggtcgtgatcccgcgtctggggatcaagtcccaaatagggctccctgcgaggagccggcttctccctctgtctatgtctctgcctcgctgtctatgtctctcatgaataaataaataaaatctttaaaaaaataaactccaaatacTATTATCAtatgtattttctcctttaatctacTAATGTTCTGAATTACTTTAATAAATTTTCCTGTgtggagttatttttttttattcctggaatgAAGCTTGATCATTGTTGATTTGCTTTATTACAatgttttgagatataatttagaGATGTAacattgtataattttaaagtatacaatcaTACACTTACATGTTGGGATTTGATTGCCACCATAGCCTTAGCAAAAGCCTCCAACACTTCATATAACTGTCGTTTCTATTTGGTGGTGAGATTACTTAAGGtttattctcttagcaatatTCAAGGATATAATACCATTAATTATAATGCTCATACTATACATTAGATCTCCAAAGTTGGTACCATTTgatcaacatctccccatttccttcaACCCCCAGCTTATGATAACAACCATTCTACTCTCTGAGTTGGGCTTTTTTAAGTTCTATATATAATTGACagaatacagtatttgtctttttctgacttatttcacataatGTCAAGTTTCATCAAAGTTGTTGAAAAtggcatcttctttatccatctatccactGATCAATATTTAGGTTCTTTCTATATGTGGCCTAGTGTGAGTAATGTTGCATTAAACATTGGGAAGCAGATGTatctttgagatcctgttttaatttctttgggataaaaaccagaaaagaaattgctggatcatatagcagttctatttttaattttttgaagaatgtcCACTGATTTCCATACCGGCAGTATTGGTTTATagttccaccaacagtgcacaagggtttccttttttccacGTCCTTGCCATTACTcaatatttcttgtctttttctttttttttgaagattttatttatttattcatgagagacagagagagagagagagatgcagagacacaggcagagggagaagcaggctccatgcagggagcccgacatgggacccaatccctggtctccaggatcacgccctgggctgaaggcggcgctaaactgctgagccacccaggctgcccctatttcttgtctttttaatgatagccattctaacacaagtgaagtgatatctcattgtggctttgatttgcatttccctaattgactaatgatgttgagcactgTTTCATAGACTTCTTAGTCATCTgtacatctttggaaaaatgtttattcggTTCTCTACCCACGTTAtaattgagttgtataagttctttatatattttggatattaactccttatcagatatatgctttCCGTATACTGTCTTCTATTCCAGAGTTTGCCTTATTGATTTacggtttcttttgctgtgcagaagttttttagaTTAGTGTAgtcccattttttttgttttgcttttgttgcttgtgctttttgttttatagCCAAAACCATTATTtatcaaaaaactttttttcctgtgttatcttcaaggagttttatggcttcaggtcttagGTTTAAGCCTTTAAtcctttttgagttaatttttgggaATGTTATAAgataggggtccagtttcattcttctgcatgtggtttcTCAATTTTCCCACCACAATGTATCTAAGAcactgtcctttccccactgaCTATTCTTTGCTCCCTTGTCAATTATTAATTGAACATTTATGCAcaagtttatttctgagttttttattatgttccattggactatgtgtgtgttttcatgcCAGTGCCATATTATTTTGATTGTTTAAATCAGGAGGTACAATATGTCTAGCTATGTTCGTTCTtcagattgctttggatattctgggtcttttgttgCTCCATAGGAATTTTAGAattacttttctatttctgtaaaaaatggtcattggaattttgataaggttTACAGTGAATCTATAGAtgactttgggtagtatggacattttaaccatATCAGTTCTTCTGATCTATGAACACAGGATATTTTTCTATGTatctgtcatcttcaatttcagGAAATACtaaagttttcagtgtacagagctttcacctccttggttaaatttatccttAAGTATTCTATTGGTTTTGATgctaatataaatggaattgtagtctttatttcttgtttttagtgtatagaatgGAACTgtttgtgttgattttgtatcctgtaacttttctgaattcattgattatttctaacaggtttttggtggagtctttaagaCTTTCTAGATATAAAagtatatcatctgcaaagacaatttgactttttcctttctaatacggatgctttttgtatttcttgcctgcatgctctggctaggacttcaagTAGTATAATGAATatgagtggtgagagtgggcacgtttgtctcattcctgatctcagaggaaaaatTTTTACCATTGTGGATGATGTCATAGCTTGTTCTTTGTgacctttattatgctgaggtatcttttttttatttattcatgagagacacaaagagagaggtggagacacagacaaagggagaagcaggctcgctgaggggagtctgatgtgggacttgatcccagcacccgggatcacgccctgagctgaaggcagatgctcaaccactgagccacccaggtgtccctgtttagGGTTTTTAATCTTAAATAGATGTTGAATGTTGCCAGATtcattttttctgcatctattgaaatgatatgatttttaaccttcattttgTTAAAGTGGTATattgcattgattgatttgtgtCTGTTGAAAcacccttgcatccctggaataaatgcCCCTTGATAATGGTACATAATCCTATTAAAGTATCATTTAATTTGGTTTACTAATACTTTGTTGAGTTTAATATTTATGTTCACCAGAGATACTAACTTCTAATTTTCTTgtgatatccttgtcttgttttagTATCAAAATGTTGcccttgtaaaatgaatttggaaatgttCTGCAAatttttttggagtagtttgataagaatttgtattcttttttaactgTTTGGCAGAATCCTCCAGTAAAACTGTCtaatcctggacttttgtttgttgggaactttttgattactgattcagtatcattactagtaattggtctattcagattttctatttcttcatgattctgtTTTGGTAGGTTGTAGGTTTCTCAgaaattatccattttttctagtttttccaGTTTGTTGTTACATATAGTTGAACAACATGGGAGTTAGGTGCACCAACCCCCGTGCAGTCAGAAATTTGAGAATAACTTTTAACTCCCCAGAAACTTTACTACTAACAGCCTACTAttaaccagaagccttaccaataacacaAATAGCTAGTCcacacatattttatgttatatgtgttataatactgtattcttacaataaagctagataaaatgaaatgttactaagaaaatcataaaagaaaatacacttatgGTACTGTAAAAagtccacatgtaagtggacttCTGCACTTCGAATTCTAAGTCAACTGTAATCGTAGTAGTCTCTTTaagttcatttgtatttctgttgtaattggatcctcttttattttttttttaaattttatttatttactcatgaaagactcagagagagaggcagagacataggcagatggagaagcaggttccatgcaggaagcccgatgtgggactcaatcctggaactctgggatcacggcctgagccaaaggcagttgctcaaccactgagacacccaggcgtccttcctgttttatttctgattttgtctgaatcttctctttttttccgtAGTCtagttcattgtttttttaaaaaatttttcattttctgaacatTCTATAATGTAATatctacatttataaatttttaaaaatcttcaaaaacattcCAGAATAAACAAGGAATATTCCATAtgttctgcaatttttttttgactttcagAATAATAGCAGTATCTTGGGAGTGTCCTGCCAAGTAATTATTGGAGGACAAAGTTCATATTGATCTGTAGGTACTGATTCAAATGTGGAAATGGGTCTTATGATCTTAGGTATGTCTGGGTATTGCATCAACAAAACCGATTTCCTGAACCCGGGACCAGTCTTCCCTATTTCCATAGAAAATGCCTCTGTCAGAAGGTGCCCAACTGAAGCCAGCTACAGGAGTATTAGCAGGAACACAGAGTGTTGCCACTAACTCCATGCAATGGGTAGAGTTGTTCTTGCTTGAAGATCTCCTGACAGAAGGGATGAACATTTTTACCCCAAAAGCTTTGAGAACTGAAAGgataattaaatgaatgaatgaacgaacaagTGAATTTCGAGAAAATCAAAGGTGGTTTAAGAATTCCAGAGAGGTTTTCTGatcatttgatttcatttatccTTTCAAAAACTAGCTGTTAACTCTcatggtctttttattttcttataataataaatttattttttattggtgttcaatttgccaacatacagaataacacccagtgctcatcccgtcaagtgcccccctcagtgcccatcacccagtcacccccaacccctgctctcctccccttccacgacctctaattcatttcccagagttaggagtctctcatgttctgtctccctttctgatatttcctacacatttcttcacccttcccttctattcccattcactattatttatattccccaaatgaataagaccatataatgtttgtccttctccgattgacttatttcactcagcataataccctccagttccatccacgtcgaagcaaatggtgagtatttgtcatttctaatggctgagtaatattccattgtatacacaaaccacatcttctttatcattcatctttcaatggacaccgaggctccttccacagtttggctattgtagacattgctgctagaaacatcggggtgcaggtgtcccagcgtttcactgcatctgcatctttggggtaaatccccagcagtgcaattgctgggtcgtagggcaggtctatttttaactctttgaagaacctccacacagttttccagagtggctgcaccagttcacattcccaccaacagtgcaagagggtccccctttctccacatcctctccaacatttgttgtttcctctcttgttaattttccccattctcactggtgtgaggtgggatctcattgtggttttgatttgtatttccctgatggcaagtgatgcggagcatttcctcatgtgcatgttggccatgtccatgtcttcctctgtgagatttctgttcatgtcttttgcccatttcaaaattggattgtttgtttctttggtgttgagtttaataagttctttatagatcttggacaccagccctttatctgatatgtcatttgcaaatatcttctcccattctgtaggttgtcttttagttttgttgactgtatcttttgctgtgcaaaagctacttatcttgatgaagtcccaatagttcatttttgcttttgtttcttttgccttcgtggatgtatcttgcaagaagctactgtggccgagttcaaaaagggtgttgcctgtgttctcctctaggattttgatagaatcttgtctcacatttagactgtttttcttccagtggatagtctttcctccttcatcgagtatcagttgaccatagagttgagagtccacttctgtgttctctattgtattccattgatctatgtgtctgtttttgtgccagtaccacactgtcttgatgaccactgctttgtagtacaacctgaaatctggcattgtgatgcccccagatatggttttcttttttaaaattcccctggctattcggggtctttt
The window above is part of the Vulpes lagopus strain Blue_001 chromosome X, ASM1834538v1, whole genome shotgun sequence genome. Proteins encoded here:
- the LOC121483405 gene encoding ferritin heavy chain-like, producing the protein MATAPISQVRQNYHPDCEAAINSQISLQLYASYVYQSMAFYFDRHDVALRNFARFFQRQAREETQHAEMLMELQNQRGGRIRLRDIKKPDRDDWESGLRAMECALHLEKSVSQSLLDLHQLATDRNDAQLCGFLDAHYLREQVKAIEELGSHVTSLCNMGAPEAGLAEYLFDRLTLRDSHKEN